A part of Paenibacillus donghaensis genomic DNA contains:
- a CDS encoding sensor histidine kinase: MKAKRNFSWWSWIGDMSMERKLLLVFLIIIILPLSFISLISFKSYSESIEHNTVTYSEKLIDQMMDGIDDYIEDMKRISSMPAYVNDIKQNLIRSNRYYEDKARIDSGGNTSSLSPEDFDLLLTIQRGIEGNISFINNIKRGTNSVYIFDGKGNGYYSAKDGGVRLDLEQSYKFWSEQAKDSSGEALLFGTQAYTSNLQSTRYAFTVVRKIVDGLWNPIGLIAVEANISNLENQVAELDNVTHGTSLIVDESGKVVYDSNKKLLTTDISDGELFKKASGSSGSFYNTQEGKERLNIYSSSLKTNWKVIISIPVDELTRNVKVTRNVTLAATFIIIVLALIISMVLSFALTKPLKQMIQVMKKVQGGDLDVTFRFRRRDEIGLLGHQFNRMLARIRQLIQDIYWIEQQKKEAELQALQSQINPHFIYNTLESIRMTAELNDDVEAADMISILGRLLRYSTSDLSGRTTMNQELGYVRNYVELLNCRYPNRFLLQIDVPEELGKYAIIKLVFQPIIENAAYHGLDDSKPQMHLSIRCEVTDRLLRFHIRDDGCGMDSATLSLLNQHLQNETPPKRSINGGIGMKNVQQRIRLHYGAAYGIEVYSEPGEGTDVILSLPLREPEEIKNQEPEE, from the coding sequence GTGAAAGCGAAACGGAATTTCAGCTGGTGGTCTTGGATTGGCGATATGAGTATGGAACGCAAGCTGCTGCTGGTTTTTTTAATTATAATCATTTTGCCGCTGTCCTTCATCAGCCTGATTTCTTTCAAAAGTTATTCCGAGTCCATCGAGCACAACACGGTGACTTATTCCGAGAAGCTGATTGATCAAATGATGGACGGAATTGATGATTATATCGAGGATATGAAGCGGATCTCCTCCATGCCGGCGTATGTGAATGACATCAAGCAGAATCTGATCCGCTCCAACCGTTATTATGAGGACAAAGCGAGGATTGACAGCGGGGGCAACACAAGCTCGTTGTCGCCTGAGGATTTCGATCTGCTGCTGACGATCCAGCGGGGAATAGAAGGCAATATTTCTTTTATCAACAACATCAAGAGGGGCACGAATTCCGTTTACATATTTGACGGCAAAGGCAATGGCTATTATTCCGCCAAGGACGGCGGGGTAAGGCTTGATCTGGAGCAGAGCTACAAGTTCTGGAGTGAACAGGCCAAGGATTCCAGCGGAGAAGCGCTGCTGTTCGGCACCCAGGCCTATACAAGCAATCTGCAGAGTACCCGGTACGCCTTCACCGTAGTACGCAAGATTGTGGATGGCCTGTGGAATCCCATAGGCCTGATTGCAGTGGAGGCCAATATCAGCAATTTGGAGAATCAGGTGGCTGAGCTGGATAACGTGACCCACGGAACCTCACTGATTGTGGATGAGTCCGGCAAGGTGGTCTACGACAGCAATAAGAAGCTGCTTACCACGGACATTTCCGATGGAGAGCTGTTCAAGAAGGCGTCCGGCAGCAGCGGGAGCTTCTACAATACGCAAGAAGGCAAGGAGCGGCTTAATATTTATTCCAGCTCGCTGAAGACGAATTGGAAGGTTATTATCTCGATCCCTGTGGACGAGCTGACCCGCAATGTAAAAGTAACCCGCAACGTAACGCTGGCCGCCACTTTTATTATCATTGTGCTGGCGCTGATTATCTCGATGGTGCTTTCGTTTGCCTTGACCAAGCCGCTGAAGCAGATGATCCAGGTCATGAAAAAGGTCCAGGGGGGCGACCTGGATGTGACCTTCCGGTTCAGACGCCGTGATGAGATCGGCCTGTTGGGTCATCAATTCAACCGCATGCTGGCCCGTATCCGCCAGCTGATCCAGGATATCTACTGGATTGAGCAGCAGAAGAAGGAAGCGGAGCTGCAGGCGCTGCAGAGCCAGATTAATCCCCATTTTATCTACAATACCCTGGAATCCATCCGTATGACTGCCGAGCTGAACGATGATGTGGAAGCGGCGGATATGATCTCGATTCTCGGACGGCTGCTGCGCTACAGCACCAGTGATTTATCCGGCAGAACCACAATGAATCAGGAGCTGGGTTATGTTCGCAACTATGTCGAGCTGCTGAACTGCCGTTATCCGAACCGCTTCCTGCTGCAGATTGATGTGCCTGAGGAGCTGGGCAAGTACGCGATCATCAAGCTGGTCTTCCAGCCGATTATCGAGAATGCAGCTTACCACGGACTGGATGACAGCAAACCGCAGATGCATCTGAGCATTCGCTGTGAGGTGACCGATCGGCTGCTGCGGTTTCATATCAGGGATGACGGCTGCGGAATGGACAGCGCTACGCTGTCTCTCCTCAATCAGCATCTGCAGAATGAGACACCTCCGAAACGGAGTATCAACGGCGGGATCGGCATGAAAAATGTGCAGCAGCGCATCCGGCTTCATTACGGTGCGGCCTATGGCATCGAGGTATACAGCGAACCTGGAGAAGGCACGGATGTCATTCTGTCTCTGCCGCTGCGCGAACCAGAAGAGATCAAGAACCAAGAGCCTGAAGAATGA
- a CDS encoding ABC transporter substrate-binding protein — MKGIRNHSAIRILLLLLLLVSAGCEDGKRPSAEAPAPPAAEPKPELTGTIVMLTNRIDLIENGTFKGYADQFKQRYPETNIEFEGLSNYATDILVRLSTKDAGDVLLLPVNLPAKELDYFFEPLNAATADKERFTTFATYNGKRYGLSTGTTTSGIVYNKKAFEKAGLTRVPQTLDEFYAASAKLKKAGIIPLYMNYGAVWPLREWGNNLVNYMTGNPEYLNNMVNKDSPWQLNNEWGQSISIARTMIAKGYVEDQLFSNNWEISKNKLAKGEVGMYLLGNWTIRQVLDAGAEPENIGFFPFPYDNSTTHYAPLNPDWFVGVSKFSKHKELAEAWLNFFVKETSYSEEWGFLPSEGSGEPDMEQYREFLSYQPQLLEATVQTDQFIELANRSKLSFWSGDYIQELIAASDLQQSFDELNAKWKEARAGMLGSGGP; from the coding sequence GTGAAGGGGATCAGGAACCATTCAGCCATACGCATCTTACTGCTGCTGTTGCTGCTGGTGTCAGCCGGGTGTGAGGATGGAAAGAGGCCTTCGGCAGAGGCACCGGCACCGCCTGCCGCTGAGCCGAAACCGGAGTTAACCGGTACCATCGTTATGCTGACCAACCGGATTGATCTGATTGAGAATGGAACCTTTAAAGGCTACGCTGACCAGTTCAAGCAGAGGTATCCGGAGACGAATATAGAATTTGAGGGCTTGTCCAACTATGCTACCGACATTCTGGTTCGGCTCTCAACCAAAGATGCGGGAGATGTGCTGCTGCTGCCGGTGAATTTGCCTGCCAAGGAGCTGGATTATTTCTTCGAGCCGCTGAATGCGGCTACCGCCGACAAGGAACGGTTCACGACCTTTGCCACTTACAACGGCAAGCGGTATGGCTTGTCTACCGGAACGACGACGAGCGGGATCGTGTATAACAAAAAAGCTTTTGAGAAAGCAGGCCTTACCCGCGTTCCGCAGACGCTGGATGAGTTCTATGCTGCTTCCGCCAAGCTGAAGAAGGCCGGGATTATCCCGCTCTATATGAATTATGGGGCGGTCTGGCCACTGCGGGAGTGGGGCAATAACCTGGTTAATTATATGACCGGCAATCCGGAATATTTGAACAATATGGTAAATAAGGACAGTCCCTGGCAGTTGAACAACGAGTGGGGCCAATCCATCTCCATTGCAAGGACGATGATTGCCAAGGGTTATGTAGAAGATCAGCTGTTCTCCAATAATTGGGAGATTTCCAAAAACAAGCTGGCAAAGGGTGAGGTTGGCATGTATCTGCTGGGCAATTGGACCATCCGCCAGGTGCTCGATGCTGGTGCGGAGCCGGAGAATATCGGGTTCTTCCCGTTCCCGTACGATAATTCCACAACCCACTACGCCCCGCTTAATCCCGACTGGTTCGTCGGGGTCAGCAAATTCAGCAAGCATAAGGAGCTGGCGGAAGCCTGGTTGAATTTCTTCGTCAAGGAAACCTCCTACAGCGAGGAATGGGGATTCCTGCCTTCTGAAGGAAGCGGTGAGCCTGACATGGAGCAATACCGTGAGTTCCTGTCTTATCAGCCGCAGCTGCTGGAGGCCACTGTGCAGACGGATCAATTCATCGAATTGGCTAACCGCTCGAAGCTGTCCTTCTGGTCCGGTGATTATATCCAGGAGTTGATTGCAGCATCGGATCTGCAGCAGTCTTTTGACGAATTAAATGCCAAATGGAAGGAAGCCCGGGCAGGAATGCTGGGTTCGGGCGGTCCTTGA
- a CDS encoding LacI family DNA-binding transcriptional regulator, whose product MAKKVTMQKIADHLGVSKFVVSKSLSGKGGVNETTRERVIQAASQLGYFTQKNAYVQGIKRGSPPAASDRNKQSVLVLMPNIRFQTQDSLYWGKIVDGIALALDQEGLGMVIVSEQRADNFINILNPSGILGLVGVGQISTSLLLEVHRIGLPMVLIDHEDPLIPSDTVFANNVDSMSRLCNHLMAAGHKQLHFIGNIRYSRSFRDRWAGFRSALEENALRTPDGDDEMLLLEGMDDRSFREPFRLWMNKQKKAKAAPTALVCANDSVALTVSEILLEEGYVIPGDISVTGFDNIEDASRNQPPLTTVHVPKEAMGWAAVEKLLNRIHNPAAPLEKILISADIVHRDSVEGPADSGQ is encoded by the coding sequence ATGGCTAAGAAGGTTACGATGCAAAAAATAGCCGATCATCTCGGCGTATCCAAGTTTGTAGTCTCGAAATCGTTGTCCGGCAAAGGGGGCGTCAACGAAACCACAAGGGAGCGGGTCATTCAAGCAGCGTCCCAGCTCGGATATTTCACCCAGAAAAATGCTTATGTACAAGGCATCAAACGCGGCTCGCCGCCTGCCGCAAGCGACCGCAACAAGCAATCGGTGCTGGTGCTGATGCCCAATATCCGCTTCCAGACCCAGGATTCCTTGTACTGGGGCAAGATTGTGGACGGAATCGCGCTGGCCCTTGATCAGGAAGGGCTGGGGATGGTCATCGTGTCCGAGCAGCGGGCAGACAATTTCATTAATATTCTTAATCCCAGCGGCATTCTCGGGCTGGTCGGCGTAGGCCAGATCTCGACTTCTTTGTTGCTGGAGGTACATCGTATCGGGCTGCCGATGGTCCTGATAGACCATGAGGATCCGCTGATTCCGAGCGATACGGTGTTTGCTAATAATGTGGACTCGATGTCCAGGCTGTGCAATCACCTGATGGCCGCCGGGCATAAGCAGCTGCATTTTATCGGTAATATCCGATACTCCCGCAGCTTCCGCGACCGCTGGGCAGGCTTCCGCAGCGCCCTGGAGGAGAATGCGCTTAGGACGCCGGACGGAGATGATGAGATGCTGTTGCTGGAAGGGATGGATGACAGGTCCTTCCGCGAGCCCTTCAGGCTGTGGATGAACAAGCAGAAGAAGGCCAAGGCAGCTCCCACGGCGCTAGTCTGCGCCAATGATTCGGTAGCTCTGACAGTCAGCGAGATACTGCTGGAGGAAGGTTATGTCATCCCCGGTGACATCTCGGTCACAGGCTTCGACAACATCGAGGATGCCAGCAGAAACCAGCCACCGCTGACAACGGTGCATGTGCCCAAGGAAGCCATGGGCTGGGCTGCGGTGGAGAAGCTGCTGAACCGTATCCATAATCCAGCCGCGCCGCTGGAGAAGATTCTGATCAGCGCCGACATTGTCCACCGGGACTCGGTAGAAGGGCCGGCCGATTCAGGTCAATGA
- a CDS encoding manganese catalase family protein has translation MFKRMDEILIEIPKVEKPDANAAAAIQELLGGKFGEMSTLNNYLYQSFNFRSKEKLKPFYDLVMSITAEELGHVELVSHAINHCLRGSTEYKKPDSTPLEAAKDARLSYHFLAGAQGAMPFDSMGNPWTGANVFNSGNLVEDLLHNFFLECGARTHKMKVYEMTDHPAARAVVGFLLVRGGVHVVAYAKALEIATGVNVTKLVPIPSLNNKSFTEAKKYEDKGVHTKLYTYSDKDFTSIGQIWKGTHPEDNQPLEVIEGTPKGYPIPEAPAVEEEFAPGISEEEFKEIAKRLKMAGNIKE, from the coding sequence ATGTTTAAACGTATGGATGAGATCCTGATTGAGATCCCCAAGGTAGAGAAGCCGGATGCCAATGCGGCTGCTGCCATACAGGAATTGCTTGGCGGCAAGTTTGGAGAAATGTCGACGCTCAACAATTACCTCTATCAATCCTTTAATTTTCGTTCCAAAGAAAAGCTGAAACCCTTCTATGACTTGGTCATGAGCATTACCGCCGAAGAACTGGGTCATGTGGAGCTGGTGTCCCATGCCATCAATCACTGTCTGAGAGGCTCTACAGAATATAAGAAACCTGATTCTACGCCGCTGGAGGCTGCCAAGGATGCGCGTCTGTCCTATCATTTTCTCGCCGGTGCTCAGGGTGCAATGCCATTCGACTCGATGGGCAATCCCTGGACCGGAGCGAACGTGTTCAACAGCGGCAACCTGGTAGAGGATCTGCTGCATAACTTTTTCCTGGAGTGCGGAGCCAGAACCCACAAGATGAAGGTCTATGAAATGACTGATCATCCAGCTGCCCGCGCTGTCGTAGGATTCCTGCTGGTCCGCGGAGGCGTTCACGTGGTGGCTTACGCCAAAGCACTGGAAATTGCGACTGGTGTAAATGTGACCAAGCTGGTGCCGATCCCCTCCCTGAATAACAAGTCCTTCACAGAAGCCAAGAAATATGAGGACAAAGGCGTGCATACGAAGCTATACACATACAGCGACAAGGACTTCACCTCCATTGGCCAGATCTGGAAGGGTACACATCCCGAGGATAATCAGCCTCTTGAGGTGATTGAAGGAACTCCCAAAGGGTATCCCATCCCGGAAGCTCCTGCGGTGGAAGAAGAGTTCGCCCCGGGAATCTCCGAAGAAGAGTTCAAAGAGATTGCTAAACGGCTCAAAATGGCCGGTAATATCAAGGAGTAG
- a CDS encoding stalk domain-containing protein translates to MGKKSIRQFAQTTVAGVLAGFILLQPVAAVHAAQGDDKLLTEVSSLDAGQQSAYAIQADGSAWAWGGGTGSIGNGATTPAYTPVRMQLDQVQQISGGYRHSLQLKTDGTVWAVGGNEHGQLGDGKVTAAITTRPVQVQGLADVRSVAAGDNHSLALLKDGSVWGWGGNDAGQLGDSSRVHALQPVQIKGLTGIKAISAGNLISAVLDSEGEVTVFGAEQSQGKVPPAIRKPSVVEGNGTYTALEVDQLYGAALRADGTVWVWKNQAMAEPYALKPLVPYEVKGLKDVVSISIDAAVQADGTVWQWETQWQDGLRLKQVAGITNAAAVSSSGRNHYVLLKDGYVMSWGANEYGQTGLGVLDFEITEPQRVKKSISVFIDGQEKGLAMPPLLLKSSTYVPLRGVFEQMGLKLDWDVKTRSVRVNGPQVKIVLNSVTGVTTLNGVAVPTQEKAVFVNQSVYVPLRLISELLGAEVRWDAAAYAVRIDSK, encoded by the coding sequence ATGGGGAAAAAATCAATTCGGCAATTTGCACAAACAACGGTTGCAGGAGTATTGGCAGGCTTCATCCTGCTTCAGCCGGTAGCGGCTGTTCATGCAGCTCAAGGGGACGACAAGCTTCTGACAGAGGTGAGCAGTCTGGATGCAGGGCAACAGAGCGCTTACGCCATCCAAGCAGACGGTAGCGCTTGGGCCTGGGGAGGTGGGACTGGCTCCATCGGGAACGGGGCAACTACACCGGCTTATACGCCTGTTCGGATGCAGCTGGACCAGGTGCAGCAGATCTCCGGCGGCTACCGCCACTCGCTGCAGCTGAAGACGGACGGCACCGTATGGGCTGTCGGCGGTAATGAGCATGGACAGCTGGGAGATGGCAAGGTGACTGCTGCAATCACTACCCGTCCAGTGCAGGTACAAGGACTGGCCGATGTGCGCAGTGTCGCCGCCGGGGACAACCACAGCCTTGCGCTGCTGAAGGACGGAAGCGTATGGGGCTGGGGAGGCAATGATGCCGGACAGCTTGGCGACTCCTCGCGTGTTCATGCCCTGCAGCCGGTCCAGATCAAAGGGCTGACAGGCATTAAGGCTATATCGGCAGGCAATTTGATTTCCGCTGTGCTTGACAGTGAAGGCGAGGTGACCGTTTTTGGTGCGGAGCAGAGCCAGGGCAAGGTGCCTCCTGCCATCCGCAAGCCTTCGGTAGTTGAGGGGAATGGCACGTATACCGCGCTTGAGGTTGATCAGCTGTACGGCGCGGCGCTTAGAGCGGATGGAACAGTCTGGGTATGGAAGAACCAGGCCATGGCGGAGCCTTATGCGTTGAAGCCGCTCGTGCCTTATGAGGTGAAGGGGCTTAAGGATGTCGTGTCGATCAGTATCGATGCTGCCGTCCAGGCGGACGGAACCGTCTGGCAGTGGGAGACGCAGTGGCAGGACGGGCTTCGCCTGAAGCAGGTGGCCGGAATTACGAATGCAGCTGCCGTGTCATCCAGCGGCAGAAATCATTATGTGCTGCTGAAGGATGGATATGTGATGTCCTGGGGCGCGAATGAATACGGGCAGACCGGACTCGGTGTGCTGGATTTTGAGATTACAGAACCACAGCGGGTCAAGAAATCAATCTCGGTGTTTATCGACGGGCAGGAGAAGGGGCTGGCGATGCCTCCGCTGCTGTTGAAATCTTCCACCTATGTGCCGCTGCGCGGGGTGTTTGAGCAGATGGGGTTAAAGCTGGACTGGGATGTTAAGACCCGTTCGGTAAGGGTGAACGGACCCCAGGTGAAGATTGTGCTTAACTCGGTGACAGGCGTAACTACCTTGAACGGGGTGGCAGTGCCCACGCAGGAGAAGGCGGTTTTTGTAAACCAGAGTGTGTACGTGCCGCTTCGATTGATCAGCGAGCTGCTGGGGGCGGAGGTTCGCTGGGATGCCGCGGCTTATGCAGTAAGGATTGACAGCAAGTGA
- a CDS encoding glycoside hydrolase family 130 protein, with translation MTSLFQERKQLLTERYEELINRKNKLQPAGNGIYDRYEYPLLTAAHAPLIWRYDFNPETNPYFAERIGVNGIFNPGAIELNGKFYIVARAEGNDRKSFFAVAESNSGVDGFRFWDHPVVLPETEVPDINVYDMRLVSHEDGWIYGLFCTERKDPDAPHGDLSSAVAQCGIVRTKDLKTWERLADLKTGSAQQRNVVLHPEFVDGQYAFYTRPQDGFIDAGSGGGIGWGLSATIENAEITSETIMDERHYHTIKEVKNGQGPAPIKTPRGWLHIAHGVRNTAAGLRYVLYAFLSDLQEPNKVTYAPGGHFIAPDGEERVGDVSNVVFCNGVIARDNGDIYVYYASSDTRIHVATTTVEQMLDYVMNTPEDPLRSYACVQQRIALIDRNLQVKA, from the coding sequence ATGACCTCATTATTTCAGGAACGCAAGCAACTTCTTACTGAACGTTACGAAGAGCTGATCAACCGCAAGAACAAGCTGCAGCCCGCAGGCAACGGTATCTATGACCGTTATGAATATCCGCTGCTCACCGCTGCGCATGCGCCGCTGATCTGGCGTTATGACTTCAATCCCGAAACCAATCCGTATTTCGCCGAAAGAATCGGCGTGAATGGCATCTTCAATCCCGGTGCGATTGAGCTGAACGGCAAGTTCTATATCGTAGCACGCGCGGAAGGCAACGACCGGAAATCCTTCTTCGCCGTAGCCGAGAGCAACAGCGGTGTGGACGGCTTCCGTTTCTGGGATCACCCGGTAGTGCTGCCGGAGACTGAAGTCCCGGACATCAATGTCTACGATATGCGCCTGGTCAGCCATGAGGACGGCTGGATCTACGGCTTGTTCTGTACGGAGCGCAAGGACCCGGATGCTCCGCACGGCGATCTGTCCAGCGCCGTAGCCCAATGCGGTATTGTCCGCACGAAGGATCTGAAGACCTGGGAGCGGCTCGCCGATCTAAAGACCGGCTCAGCCCAGCAGCGTAATGTTGTGCTGCATCCTGAATTCGTCGATGGCCAATATGCCTTCTACACCCGTCCACAGGACGGCTTCATCGACGCCGGCTCTGGCGGCGGAATCGGCTGGGGCTTGTCAGCTACAATTGAGAACGCCGAGATCACCAGTGAGACGATTATGGATGAGCGTCATTACCACACGATCAAGGAAGTGAAGAACGGCCAGGGACCGGCGCCGATCAAGACCCCACGCGGCTGGCTGCACATCGCTCATGGCGTACGCAATACCGCGGCAGGCCTGCGTTATGTCCTGTATGCGTTCCTGTCGGATCTGCAGGAACCGAACAAAGTTACCTACGCCCCGGGCGGCCACTTCATCGCGCCTGACGGCGAAGAACGTGTAGGCGACGTGTCCAACGTTGTGTTCTGCAACGGCGTGATCGCCCGTGACAACGGCGACATCTATGTGTATTATGCTTCCTCCGACACCCGCATCCATGTGGCCACCACCACGGTCGAACAGATGCTCGACTATGTAATGAATACGCCTGAAGATCCGCTGCGTTCGTACGCCTGCGTGCAGCAGCGCATCGCACTGATCGACCGCAATCTGCAGGTCAAGGCTTAA
- a CDS encoding AGE family epimerase/isomerase produces the protein MTLTSEAWLSQLETELKDNILGFWIKHTVDEKQGGFIGEMDNEMNITPGADKSLVLNARILWTFASAYRFYARPEDLTMAQRAYDYLLTHFPDKEYGGMYWSVDAAGAPSEPKKQLYGMAFAIYALAEFHHATGRPEALEEAVKLFHTIEKYGYDPEHKGYIEALSRDWQMTDYQMLSVKDLNEKKSMNTHLHVLEAYTGLYRVWKSEELRAKLAELIVTMLDHIIDAEGKHFHLFLDEAWNVKSNLISYGHDIEGSWLLTEAAEILGDQELLQRVQRVALTMAEAVLAEGIAGDGGVWNEATPDGLLNQEKDWWPQAEAVVGFYNAYQLTGDARFLEAAQTSWSFIKQYIVDHEHGEWFWGVDANLLPLAHEPKVSAWKCPYHNSRACFEMIARLTPITANTKEN, from the coding sequence ATGACGCTTACCTCTGAAGCATGGCTCTCACAGCTGGAAACTGAACTGAAAGATAATATTCTTGGCTTCTGGATCAAACATACGGTTGACGAGAAGCAAGGCGGTTTTATCGGTGAAATGGATAATGAGATGAATATTACTCCCGGGGCAGACAAAAGTCTTGTGTTGAACGCACGGATATTGTGGACTTTTGCGAGCGCTTACCGTTTCTATGCCCGTCCTGAGGATCTGACTATGGCCCAGCGTGCCTACGATTACCTGCTGACTCATTTCCCTGACAAAGAATATGGCGGAATGTATTGGTCCGTTGATGCCGCAGGCGCTCCATCCGAACCAAAGAAACAGTTATACGGCATGGCGTTCGCCATCTACGCATTGGCCGAATTCCATCATGCCACCGGCAGACCCGAGGCGCTGGAGGAAGCTGTTAAGCTGTTCCATACCATAGAGAAATACGGTTATGACCCCGAACATAAAGGGTATATCGAAGCCTTATCCCGTGATTGGCAGATGACCGATTACCAGATGCTCAGCGTTAAGGATCTCAATGAGAAGAAATCAATGAACACCCATCTGCATGTGCTGGAGGCTTACACCGGACTATACCGGGTATGGAAATCCGAAGAGCTGCGCGCCAAGCTGGCCGAACTGATCGTAACCATGCTCGATCATATCATTGATGCGGAGGGCAAGCACTTCCACCTGTTCCTCGATGAGGCCTGGAACGTGAAGTCCAATCTCATCTCCTACGGGCATGACATTGAGGGCAGCTGGCTGCTTACGGAGGCTGCCGAGATTCTGGGAGATCAGGAGCTGCTGCAACGCGTTCAGCGTGTAGCCCTCACCATGGCTGAAGCGGTTCTGGCTGAAGGGATTGCCGGGGACGGCGGTGTCTGGAATGAGGCTACTCCTGATGGATTGCTGAACCAAGAGAAGGACTGGTGGCCGCAGGCCGAAGCCGTAGTGGGCTTCTACAACGCCTATCAGTTGACCGGGGATGCCCGATTCCTCGAGGCTGCGCAGACTTCCTGGTCATTCATTAAGCAATACATTGTGGATCACGAGCATGGAGAATGGTTCTGGGGCGTTGACGCCAATCTGCTGCCGCTGGCTCACGAGCCGAAGGTCAGTGCCTGGAAATGCCCTTATCATAACAGCAGAGCCTGCTTCGAGATGATTGCGCGGCTCACACCCATAACAGCCAATACAAAGGAGAACTGA
- a CDS encoding glycoside hydrolase family 113 gives MALENEYIGGVTWGFPGHRGTWNNSEAERSMEQMSKATAANWTAIAFSAYQATPQSTEIPYWQAPTVSDEEVHWAIAKGKSLGLKVCLKPIVNCADGTWRAHINFFDKDVPCEPKWSQWFSSYTNFILHYASIAQKTGCEMFCIGCELVQSDRRENEWRALISEVRKVYTGTLTYNCDKYQEDNVTWWDALDVISSSGYYPEQDWEAQLDRIEQVVQAENKPFFFMEAGCPSRTGSAAIPNDWTLQGDPDEAEQNRFYQAMFAGSEAREWVQGFMLWDWPARLYSLEEAAQNDDYCMYGKQAAGMIKEYFTSKTV, from the coding sequence ATGGCACTAGAGAACGAATACATCGGAGGTGTAACCTGGGGATTCCCCGGCCACCGCGGAACATGGAACAACAGCGAAGCCGAACGATCGATGGAGCAGATGTCCAAGGCTACCGCTGCGAACTGGACAGCAATTGCCTTCAGTGCGTACCAGGCTACACCTCAATCCACCGAAATTCCTTACTGGCAAGCACCTACCGTCAGTGATGAAGAAGTTCACTGGGCGATTGCCAAGGGGAAGTCGCTCGGACTGAAAGTATGCCTGAAGCCGATCGTGAATTGTGCCGACGGCACCTGGCGAGCGCACATCAACTTCTTTGACAAGGATGTTCCCTGTGAGCCGAAATGGTCACAGTGGTTCAGCTCTTATACTAACTTTATCCTCCATTATGCGTCGATCGCCCAAAAGACCGGCTGCGAGATGTTCTGCATTGGCTGCGAGCTTGTCCAATCGGACCGGAGGGAGAATGAATGGCGCGCCTTGATCTCGGAAGTCCGCAAGGTCTATACCGGTACTCTTACTTATAATTGCGACAAGTACCAAGAGGACAATGTAACCTGGTGGGACGCGCTGGATGTGATCTCCTCCAGCGGCTATTATCCGGAGCAGGATTGGGAAGCCCAGCTTGACCGGATTGAGCAGGTGGTGCAGGCGGAGAACAAGCCTTTCTTCTTCATGGAAGCGGGCTGCCCCAGCCGGACCGGCAGTGCGGCGATCCCGAATGACTGGACCTTGCAGGGCGATCCTGACGAGGCTGAACAGAACCGGTTCTACCAGGCGATGTTCGCAGGCAGCGAAGCCAGAGAATGGGTTCAGGGCTTCATGTTATGGGATTGGCCGGCGCGCCTCTACTCCTTGGAGGAAGCCGCCCAGAACGACGATTATTGTATGTATGGCAAGCAGGCCGCCGGAATGATTAAGGAATATTTCACATCCAAAACTGTATAA
- a CDS encoding response regulator transcription factor, translated as MIKVMIADDEEVIRRGLVKITSRMDLEVKVIGSYGNGLEAWEHLSTLGEEDIDLLITDIKMPRMDGFMLIEEVRVHMKNLSIAVLSGFSEFEYARRAIRYGVLDYLLKPIEKAQLYELLKRVQDKKAAALKTGVESVQPVPEGGEHYVVEQTKAILEKEYVHNFELERLADTVGMNASYISRLFKFKTGQTITDYLIGIRIAKAKELLMEHPDLKNYEIAEKVGYSDPVYFNKLFKRICGMTPKDYKSGYRIPKS; from the coding sequence ATGATTAAGGTTATGATTGCGGACGATGAGGAAGTCATACGCAGGGGACTGGTCAAGATTACTTCCAGAATGGATCTGGAAGTTAAGGTTATAGGCTCATACGGCAATGGTCTGGAGGCCTGGGAGCATCTGTCCACACTGGGTGAGGAAGATATTGATCTGCTGATTACCGATATCAAAATGCCGCGTATGGATGGGTTTATGCTGATTGAAGAGGTGAGAGTTCATATGAAGAATCTCTCGATCGCCGTGCTCAGCGGCTTCAGCGAGTTCGAATATGCGCGGCGGGCTATTCGCTATGGCGTGTTGGACTATCTGCTGAAACCGATCGAGAAGGCCCAGCTCTACGAGCTGCTGAAGCGTGTGCAGGATAAGAAGGCAGCGGCCCTGAAGACGGGGGTAGAATCTGTACAGCCGGTACCGGAAGGCGGAGAGCATTATGTCGTTGAACAGACCAAGGCGATCCTTGAGAAGGAATATGTACATAATTTCGAGCTGGAGCGTCTGGCCGATACAGTAGGGATGAATGCCAGCTATATCAGCCGTCTGTTTAAATTCAAGACCGGCCAGACGATCACCGATTACCTGATTGGCATTCGGATCGCCAAGGCCAAGGAGCTGCTTATGGAGCACCCGGATCTCAAGAACTACGAGATTGCCGAGAAGGTGGGCTACAGTGACCCCGTGTATTTCAACAAGCTATTCAAGAGAATATGCGGCATGACGCCGAAGGATTATAAAAGCGGTTACAGAATTCCGAAAAGCTGA